AAAAAACAGCAGGAGCAGGATCAGCGCCCGCAGAATCCGCCCCAGAGCGTCACGCATGACTAGGACATCCAGGTTTGCGGCGGTGTGTCGTTGGAATAAGACCCCTCGTAACAGCGATGCTTGCAAAGCGCAATGCGCCGCAGGCTGTGACATTGGGTGGCTAAGGTGACGGACCTGTCGACGCAACGATCGGGCGGTGAGGCGCCACCGCGAATCTGGCTGATGACGGGCCATCGCGCCGGCGACAACTCGCAGGTTCTGGCGCTTGCCGAGGGCCTCGAAAGCCAGCTGGGCTGGCCCTTCGAGATCAAGCGCTTCGTCTATCGCAAGACCGAGCTGGCCAGCAATCTCCTGCTCGGCCCCAATCTGGTCGGCGTGGTGAAGGGCGTATCCAGCACCCTGGAGCCACCCTGGCCGGACCTCATCCTTACGGCCGGACGGCGCAACGAGCCGATCTGCCGCTGGATTCAGCGGCAGGCCGCCGGCCAGCGGGTGCGCTTGGTGCATGTGGGGCGGACCTGGGCCGCGATCGGGCGCTTCGACCTGATCGTGACCACGCCCCAGTACCGCCTGCCGGACCTGCCGAACATCCTGCACAACGAGACGCCGCTGCATCGGATCCACGACGACCGCCTGGAGGCACAGGCGACGGCCTGGCGGCCGCGCTTCGCCCATCTGCCCGAACCGCACATTGCGGTGATCATGGGCGGTAACAGCGGGCCCTATACCTTCGATCCGGCCGCCGGGGCCCGCCTGGCGCGGCAGGCCAGCGCTTTCGCCAAGGCCCGCGGCGGCTCCCTGCTGGTGACCACCAGCGCGCGTACGCCGCCGGAGGCCTTGGCGGCCTTCGAGCAGGCCCTGGATGCGCCCGCCTATCTCTACCGCTGGAGCGCCAAGGCCAAGGAGAACCCCTACTTCGCCTTTCTGGCCCTGGCGGACGAACTGATCGTCACCGGGGACAGCATGTCCATGCTGGCCGAGGCCTGCGCCACGCGGAAGCCGGTTCATATCTTCGACCTCGGCGAGGGCAAGTACGCCATGCGCCCCCTTCGGAATGGCGCAGATCGGGACGGAACGGGGCAGGGTGGGTCGGAGTCCGAGCGGCGGTCGCGCGCGGGTTGGCAGCGCGACTACCTGCGCGCCTTCATCTTCCGCATGGCCATGAAGGTGCCGCCGAAGCGGATGACCCGCGACATCCGCATCGTACACGGCAAGCTGATCGAAACCGGTCGCGCCGTCTGGCTTGGCGACCCCTTCCCGAAGGCGGCACCGCCGCCGCTCGAGAGCGTCGATCGGGCGGTCGCGGCGGTCGCGGCCCTGTTCGACGGGGAGCTGGGATCGCCTCCCGTCGCGCCCGAGTCCCCGGCGGACGCCGGCCGCAAGGCCGGCTAGACGCCGATCCTCCGGTTTAGGCCGGCAGTGGCGGTGTCTGCTTGAGAACGTCCAGTGCGTCGTGGCGGATGTGGTTCTCGCGCATCTCGGCCCGTAGCTGGTCCTCGGTGACGACGCCCTCGGCCAGGCATTCGCGCAGAAGTCCGAAGAAGAAGTTCTGCTGGGCCCTGTCCGGATGCGCCTGATAGTGGGAGGGAGCGCCGCCCCAGCCCAGCATGGCCCGCTTCAGCGGCCGCATCCAGGTCTTCGGCCGGGTCGCCTTGAACTTCTTCGAGGCTGCCGTGAAATCGACCGGAAGCCCGGTTTTCCAGGGCTGGGTCTGGCGCTTCGTGTTGTGCAGAAGCTTGGTCTCGGGCCCCAGGTGATCGAAATCGTTCCAGCGGTCCTCGAGCTTGCCGATGGAACTGCGCGGTTCGGTCTTGAGACAGATCCACTCCATGTAGTCGCGCTTCCGCTCGAACAGCTCGGTGAAGTTTTCCTTCGCCCGCCAGTGGGTCAGCTTCGCGCAGTCGAGCAGCATCACGCTGCTGGCCATGCAGCCGTCGAGACCCTTGCTGCCGGTGCGGGAGCGGCAGACGATGGCCTTGCCGTCCATATCCCGGGTCAGCAGCTCCCAGACGTCGCCGACCGCGAAGATATCGGGGTCGATCACCACCGCGCGGCCCTCGTAGCCCATCAGTTCCGGCGGCATGAAGCGCAGCGGCGTGAAGGACTGCAGGTCGTCGTAGCGCCACACGCGCGAGCCGCCCTCGCGCAGGAAGGGCTGGCCCTCCCGTTCGCGCAGAAAGGGGTGGTCCTTGGTGTGGATGATCTTGACGTCGAACGCCTCGCGATGCTGCGAGTTGCGCAGCAGAGAGTGCCGCGACACCAGGGCGCCGAGATACTGCCGTTCGTTGGTATGGATGAAGACGCAGGGCTTGGTCATAGGGCGCGGAATCCGTCAGGTTTCTCGTGACGCGACACAATAGGCATCGCGCGCGCGCTTGCAAGACGTCGTGCCGGGGCCGGTGTGGGCGTCAGGCGCGCTTTTCCGCCAGCACCGCGCAGACCTTGAGGAAGGCTTCCTGGGGGAAGTCGTTGGTGGCCCAGACCGGCAGAAGCCCGTGGTCCTTCAGCTCGTCGATCCGGCCCCGGAAGTAGTCGCGCCGGATGACGTTGCGGCGCGGCCAGCCGCTGTCGTTCATGTCCCGGAAGGGTTCGATCAGGAAGGCATGGCGGCTGCTGACCCGTGCGACCTCTGCCAGGGCCTGATGGCGGATCCGTTCCATCTGTTCCAGCGCCAGGCAGCTGTAGACCAGATCGAAGGCCCCGGCCTCGAAAGGAAGCTCCGCCGCGTTGCCCTGCCTGAAGTCGATCCGGCGGAAGGCGGTCGTGTCGGTCAGCGGCAGCGGTGCATAGGTCTGCAGGGCTTCCGGCATCTCGGCCTGCTGCTGGAAGTCCTGGGCCGCGGCCTGTCCCGCCCGCGTCAACTCGACGCCCGTGAAGGCGATGTCCGGGAAGCGGCAGGAGAGAAGCATCAGATTGATGCCGTTGCCGCAGCCGACTTCCAGGACCCGGCGCGGGCGAAGCTGCTCCAGCACGCGGACCAGCATCACCTGGCGCACCCGGGTCGCGCCCATATCGCTGGCGAACATCGGCTGGCCGCGCCAGTCCCAGGGCGCCACGCGCGGCAGCGCGCCCCCGACCTCGTAGGTGCTGACGTCGATCTTGCTCCAGGCCCGGTCGTATTCCTGCACCACCACCTCTTCCCGGCGCTGACGGCTCGGGAGCCAGCCGAGCAGGCTCCGCTTGAAATAGCCCTTCCTGATCTTCTTCTGACGCCGTTCGATCTCTCCGCGCCAAGCCTGGTCGTCGGCGTTCAGATAGCGCTCGACGAAGGGCTCGAAAGCGGCTGCCAGCTCCCGGCTGGAGATTGCGGGGGCCGCCTCGCTGCCGGTGAAGGCGGGCAGCGCCGCGATGGGCGAATCGAGGATCTTTGTCAGCATGGGCGCGATCCTGGCGTCTGCGATCCGCCTTGACAATCGGGACGTGCCGGACCCACCAAGTGAGGTTCGATCGTGAAGTCCGGCGTTCTCTTTTGGGGAGATACGCTGCGGGCAGGAGGGACCCCAGTTCGATGGCGACGCTCTTGGTGCTTGGCTCCAAGCCCGATCCCTGTCTGCCGCCCGCCGGCAGCTACGACGATCTGGCCTGTGCCAATGCCTCGGGCGCATCCGCCGCCAGACTCGGCTTGCCGAAGCCGCGCTACAGTGTGATGTCCGCGATTCTGACCTCTGGCCGCAAGGCGCCGAACCGGCTGGCTCTGGACGCCTTGCAAGGCTTGCGGACCGAAGATCTCTACTTCTTTCCGCGCCCGCGGCGCGGCCGGTCCGTCTGGCAGCGCGCAGGGCACCGGCTCAAGGCCTTTCGGACGACGCCGCTCTACTTCCGGGCCAAGTTGGCCGCGCGCGGGTACCGCTACGACCGCTTCCTGAACCCCGGTCTGGATCACTACCTGGACCTGATCCGGTCGCTGTGTGGCCAGGACCCCGAAGTCCTGGCCTGCATGGAGCGCAAGGTACCCTCGACCGGCGTCGTCACCCTGGCGCTCGGTCTTGGCGAGCGCGCTTACGACCGTGTCGTCATGAGCGGCTTCAGTTTCGAGATCAGTCACGCCTATGCGGAGAACCCCTTGATCCACGAATGGGGCAGCACGCGCAGCAAGCATGCGGAGACCGATATCGCCGTTCTCCGTTGCCTTGCCGGTCGCTTTTCCGGTCTCTATACCAGTGAACCCACGGTCAGCGCGCGTGCGGGCCTGCCGCTGTTGCCGACCGCGACGCAGCCGGATCCCGCGGCGTCTCTGCCGGCTTCGGCGGCGCCGGACCCTTGATTTGCGAGACGTCACCGACTGACGCTGCAGAAGCCGCCGCGCCCGATAGAGCTTTCATCGACTCCTTCCCCATCACCTGCTGGCCTTGAGATGCGCTTCGACTACGATCACCTGACCTTTCGCTACGAGCCCTTCCCGATCGGCTGCGCCCATCCCCTGATGGATGCGCAGGCCTACCGGGATCTGCTGGACGCCTATCCGCCGCTGGAGATCTTCGCGAACATTCCCAAGCTGGGCGACAAGTACTCCCTGTCCGAGCGTTACAATCCCAAACAGTACAAGGACTTCATCGCGTCGACGCCGCTTTGGCGCGAGCTGCACGGCTGGATCAAGAGCGACGCCTTCATCGACGAGGTTCTGGCCACGCTGCAGGCGCATCACCTGGACCTCGGTTACAAGCCGCAGGCGGGACGGTCGCTGACCCTTGGCAAGCGCTTCAAGGAGCTGCGGCGCGGGCGCCTCTGGGCCGATCCCGGACGGCTGCACACGCGCTTCGAGTTCTCCATGCTGCCGGCCGACGGCGGACACTTGCTGCCCCATACCGATACGCCCGAGAAGGTGGTGACCCTGATCGTCTCCATGGTCGGCGAGGGGGAATGGGATCCCGCCTTCGGCGGCGGGACCGACGTAAATCAGGCCAGGGAGACCCGCTTCAGCTACAATTGGCTGAATCGCCAGAGCGCCTTCGAGGACATGGACATTCTCCAGACCTTCGATTTTCAGCCCAATCAGGGGATTATCTTCGTCAAGACGCACAATTCCTGGCATTCGGTCCGGCCGATGGCGGGCCAGGGCAGCAAAGCGCTTCGGCGCACCTTGACCATCAACATCGAGCGGGAGGACTGATCGGAGAGAAGCGGGGGACGCCCGTTCTCTTCCGAGCCTGTCACAAGCTTTGGTTCCATGTCCCAACCGGTATCTCGTCCCATAGAGTCGATCTCGGCGCCGCGCGTCTGGGTGCTGATCAGCGATAAGATCGGCGACGACAGCCAGAGTCTGCTGGTCGCCAACGCACTCGGATGGCCCTTCGAGGTCCGCAAGATGGTGTTCGGCGACAGCGAATGGCGCTGGTACGACCGGCTCCGGGGACCGACGCTGCGGAACGTAGCGGTCGAGGACTCGGCGGCTCTGGCGCCGCCCTGGCCCGACCTGGTGATCTCTGCCGGGCGGCTCCAGGTGCCGGTCGTCACCTGGATCAAGCAGCAGTCGGGTGGACGCACCCGGCTGGTACAGTTCAATCGGCCGCTGGAACTCGATGCCTTCGACCTGGTGATCGCTCCGCCGCAATTGCGCGTGCCGCCGCGCCGCAACGTCCTGAACTTGAGGCTCGCTCTGCAACGCCGTGACGATCCGGAGCGGCTGGAGGCGGCGGGACTGAGCTGGCAGTCCCGCTTCG
This genomic window from Algihabitans albus contains:
- a CDS encoding glycosyltransferase family protein, which codes for MTKPCVFIHTNERQYLGALVSRHSLLRNSQHREAFDVKIIHTKDHPFLREREGQPFLREGGSRVWRYDDLQSFTPLRFMPPELMGYEGRAVVIDPDIFAVGDVWELLTRDMDGKAIVCRSRTGSKGLDGCMASSVMLLDCAKLTHWRAKENFTELFERKRDYMEWICLKTEPRSSIGKLEDRWNDFDHLGPETKLLHNTKRQTQPWKTGLPVDFTAASKKFKATRPKTWMRPLKRAMLGWGGAPSHYQAHPDRAQQNFFFGLLRECLAEGVVTEDQLRAEMRENHIRHDALDVLKQTPPLPA
- a CDS encoding class I SAM-dependent methyltransferase; amino-acid sequence: MLTKILDSPIAALPAFTGSEAAPAISSRELAAAFEPFVERYLNADDQAWRGEIERRQKKIRKGYFKRSLLGWLPSRQRREEVVVQEYDRAWSKIDVSTYEVGGALPRVAPWDWRGQPMFASDMGATRVRQVMLVRVLEQLRPRRVLEVGCGNGINLMLLSCRFPDIAFTGVELTRAGQAAAQDFQQQAEMPEALQTYAPLPLTDTTAFRRIDFRQGNAAELPFEAGAFDLVYSCLALEQMERIRHQALAEVARVSSRHAFLIEPFRDMNDSGWPRRNVIRRDYFRGRIDELKDHGLLPVWATNDFPQEAFLKVCAVLAEKRA
- a CDS encoding mitochondrial fission ELM1 family protein, with translation MTGHRAGDNSQVLALAEGLESQLGWPFEIKRFVYRKTELASNLLLGPNLVGVVKGVSSTLEPPWPDLILTAGRRNEPICRWIQRQAAGQRVRLVHVGRTWAAIGRFDLIVTTPQYRLPDLPNILHNETPLHRIHDDRLEAQATAWRPRFAHLPEPHIAVIMGGNSGPYTFDPAAGARLARQASAFAKARGGSLLVTTSARTPPEALAAFEQALDAPAYLYRWSAKAKENPYFAFLALADELIVTGDSMSMLAEACATRKPVHIFDLGEGKYAMRPLRNGADRDGTGQGGSESERRSRAGWQRDYLRAFIFRMAMKVPPKRMTRDIRIVHGKLIETGRAVWLGDPFPKAAPPPLESVDRAVAAVAALFDGELGSPPVAPESPADAGRKAG